A segment of the Gossypium hirsutum isolate 1008001.06 chromosome D10, Gossypium_hirsutum_v2.1, whole genome shotgun sequence genome:
CGAGCAAGAATGGAAGCAAAATAATGATAATGACGATAATGTGAGTAAAATAAtataagcaaaataataaaatgaggaaataataataataataataataattatataatattaatggtataataatagtaataataatgttaaaatgattgatttaataataataataaactaaaatacaaaacagagactaaattgaattaaaaaatgaaattcggGGTCAAatcgcaaataaataaaagggaaggGATCGTTCTGAACACGCGCGAGACATGAAGGGACTAAAAAGGCAATTTGTCCTTCTTTAAAACAACGTAGTTTCAGaaggaattaaattgaaaacgCAATAAATTTCtgggtaaaatttaaaaaattaaaagaacctAATTTAAAAGgcattaaaaagcggaagggttaaaggcgcaattagcccttccgtcaAAAACACGCGAATCCCACGGTCGGACGGGTTGGGTCGCGGGTTGATGCGCGGGTCTCCCCTACTAAAACGGCATCCTTTcatgtttaatataaatattaaaaataaactaaaaaaaacagtttcatcattttttttaaaaacagaaagaaaactctatttttttctctctcaGGCCCCAAATCCGGCCATGGTCGGGCCTAGGATTCCGGCGAGCCTCCGCCGTAGTGCCACCGTGCGTGGCGGCCGAAGGCTCAAAATTGGACCTTTTTGGTCCCTTTGTGAAGCCTATGGCCTATAATTATTATAACCTATCAAATGCTTACCTTTTATGCTTCTTTGGCCTGGTTAAGGTTTGGACCATAGATGACACCTACGAACTCCCATTTTGCTTGCTTATTCATTCCTCTTACTCAAttacaaagaaaatcaaaatagcAAGATGCAGAGGCCAAGGTTTGAATTGCCAGAAGCTTTGGTTATGGAAATTCTGTCAAAGCTTCCAGTTAAATCCCTTACTCGCTTCAACTGTGTTTGTAAGTATTGGTGTTCTTCTTTTCAAACTCCTCATTTCATTTCCAATAATTATCAGAACAACCTTGAAAACAACAACCTTAATCTACTGCTTAGTCGCTGTGATGGTAACACCTTCCAACGTTATTTCTCTCAACTTTCAaatgaaaaatatcaaaattatatagtaAAACAAAACATTCACTTGCCCTTTTTTAGGAATGATCTCCCCTCTGTTTATGGTGCTTGTCATGGATTATTGTGTTTACTTGATCCTTTAAAGGATAAGGCTGCCATTTGGAACCCATCAACCAGAGAGTTTAAAATCCTTCCACCATCTTCAATCCAACGCCCTCCATATTTTTCCCCATTCGAAGAAACCTACCTTACTTTAGATGACGTTTCTTTTAACGACGCTGCTTTGGGTTTTGATTCTAAAACTGATGACTACAAAGTCATACGATTTGTTACTCTTACTTTTGTTAACACTGAAGAACAATATCCACATCCTCATTTTATGTACCAAGTTGAGTTGTATTCTCTTAGAAGTAATTCCTGGCAGGAAATTCCATGTCCTGATTATAAACCAACTGAAACACCTTTGGGAAATAATTATGTAGACGGAATTTGCTATTGGAAAACAGGGACAGGGGCATATCTTGATTTTAGAGGACTAATTCTTTCATTTGACATGGGGAATGAGAAGTTCTCAATTTTACCTATCCCAGAATTCGTTGGGTCTTTCCCAGAATACCATGTTGATTTATTGGTGTTTAATGGATCACTTGGTGCTATTGTTTACCCAAGGGAAAGAATTGACACGTCTTTTGATTTATGGGTTACAAATGAAGGAGTGtggactaaacaattcaatattaAATCCATTTCTGGAGTTGTACACCCATTGGGATTTGGAAAAAATGGTGACTTGTTTCTTAGAGACACAAATGATGAAGTACTCCTATTTGACGCCTCCACCCAAGAGCTTAAGGAGCTTCAGATTAATACTTATCTAGATCATTTTCGGTTCGACATCTCCCTTCATGCTTATTTAGAGAGCCTGGTTCATATCAATGGAATACAAGAGATTGAGAAACATGTAATACGTCAACCAGCGAGAGATGCATCAAATGAATAGTAAATATGAAGAAGGATATGCATGAAATGGATACTGAATATGAAGAGGGATGCGGAGCTAGAACATATATGTGTAAGATGTAATAGGAATTTTTTGTTGTGAGCTTCTTAATATGGCTATTATTGTTTGGGTTATATGTTTGAGATGTTAACTATTTCCTGGTTTCTGTATTTGGAGAATTGTTcaatttatgtttggtttttgttGGTTAGATATCTATAAGATTGCTTAGATGTTGATATTGTTTTCTGCGGAAAAAATTGCAAGTCGAAGAGGATTTGATGTTTAAGGTTGTcattaactaattaaaataattgctGTAAGTggcataatttttataacttaatccAAAACAGGTGTCACCTGATGGTTAAGATTCTTAAACAGATGAAGATCCGATGAACACCACAACACGAGCACCGAATCAGCCACGAATCCATGTTGCCATGACCCCATTTCGTTCGATTGAGTGAGATTATGGTACCATTTTCAAGTTACCTTGTGTTACAAGCCTGTGTGTTAATTGCTTTAACTACTATAAAATTCAATCTGCATTCACTTTCAAAAGAAAATCCTCTCTATTCTGAATGATGGTTTGAGTTTTGCCATCCCTAAATAGTAAGGATGATACCTTAAAGATCAAATATGATGTGAGAAAACTAGCTACACTTGGATTTCATTTCTCACTCCAGCATACGAGTTTGCAAAATAGCACAGAGACAGTCTGGATTGCTAAGCTTTTTCTCTATTATAGCGCAGCAACGCTCGGAAACTGGAGCTCTCCGGTATTTGGTTGCGTATGTACATGGAGACAGCTTCTGAGCTTCCTTCTCTACATCATGCTTCCCACAGGACCATAATAATCATGAGTTACAGCCACTCCATGGAATCCTGCAATGCTTATACTCACAATAAATACTATAACCCACATGTATTTCACTTGAGATTCCATTTCTTGAATGCAATAATCAGTTATACTCATCTACAATTTAAACCCAAACGAAGAcatttctcaaaaattttataCCCAAAATAGATGAAAAGTAGCTAAACAAAGATGAATTCCACCGATTACAGTAATTTGGAGTTACCAGATTATTAAGCAATATTCAGCATAACTTAAACTTAAACCCCAAATGAAGACATTTCTCAAATAATATTCCCTAAATGCATTGAATTTGTAGTCCGATTCATTTTACGGTATGATGATAACAACAAATAATATTTTGGCAGATTATGTGTAAAAGAATATTTTATGTGTAATTAATgtaatgatatgatatgatatgatatgttaGAGTTGAAAGAATGTATTATAAGAGTTATGCTAAAATGTTTAGTGAAAGAATGTTATAATCAATATGTACATATGGTTTAGTGAAAGAAATAGATGAACACTACTAAATATAAAGATATACTTAATGTGTTGGATTTTTGCGTCGAATGGAGCCACGTTAACTTACAATAATTATATTCAACTTTAAGTTTTAAGATTACGTTGTATGTGTACAGCCCAAATTTAGCCCCGAGCCCAGGCAAACAAacaaaaaaccaaacaaaaaaaagCCCAAATTTACAGGCCCAAAATAATCAAAACCCTAGCTCACAacctaaattattttcaaaaattctgaaaaccCTAACCTTAGGTGCGGCACACCTAGGGTCCTCTAGTCTGCCGCCACCCTTCCATTGCTACCTACCGCCACTTGCtcagtttaatttaattttgtttgaatttttaaaaGCTATTGAGTTCCATGGAACTCTACAATGCTTATACTCACAATAAACACCATAACCCATATGTACTTCACTTGAGTTTCCATTTCTTGAATGCAATATTTAGCACAACTTGAACCCCAAACGAAGACATTTCTCAACAATTTATACCCAAACAAATAGCTAAAAAGTAGCTAAACAAAGATAAATTCCACCGATTACAATGGACATGGATTTGGAGTTACCAAATCCGTAAGTCATCAACTACACCATGTTTCTATGTATGCTCTTTCTCAAGCAACCCTACATATGAAACTGATCTACAATTTAAGCTTGTTGTTTTATATATCTCGTTTCTCCATCTAAAGTCTTGATTTCAAGTATTCcttttgttgaaaagtcaaaaatggtgggaggtgcaattggcaccgaaagaaaaaaagtgataggcaagttgtttaaagttgaatgggataattgcaattttggtccctaattttttaggccatttgcaagttagtccctgaacctcaactataaataggcctaaccatttctcatttcaaccatcccaaccaatctttctctcttagttttctctcttctcccatttgagaattcttaaggaattctatttgtttgtaatactttggagatagtaaagttatcatctggtgttagtgcccgaggacgtaggtataatttaccgaacctcgttaaaactcttgtgttctttcttgtcctatttttctttcaatatttgagggtataatagtagtatttaattgtgctattaaattactatagaagggatattctg
Coding sequences within it:
- the LOC107935434 gene encoding F-box protein CPR1, with the translated sequence MQRPRFELPEALVMEILSKLPVKSLTRFNCVCKYWCSSFQTPHFISNNYQNNLENNNLNLLLSRCDGNTFQRYFSQLSNEKYQNYIVKQNIHLPFFRNDLPSVYGACHGLLCLLDPLKDKAAIWNPSTREFKILPPSSIQRPPYFSPFEETYLTLDDVSFNDAALGFDSKTDDYKVIRFVTLTFVNTEEQYPHPHFMYQVELYSLRSNSWQEIPCPDYKPTETPLGNNYVDGICYWKTGTGAYLDFRGLILSFDMGNEKFSILPIPEFVGSFPEYHVDLLVFNGSLGAIVYPRERIDTSFDLWVTNEGVWTKQFNIKSISGVVHPLGFGKNGDLFLRDTNDEVLLFDASTQELKELQINTYLDHFRFDISLHAYLESLVHINGIQEIEKHVIRQPARDASNE